From a single Gemmatimonadota bacterium genomic region:
- a CDS encoding tetratricopeptide repeat protein, with product MSGFWQELRRRKVARTAIAYAIGAWAVWQVVDVVTPALGWPERVLTFVVVGAIALAPVVLALSWLLELRPERLDAEPTPSLEAPDPEPQAQHLGRNAMVVSLPALSLSALLAFLLWPTTGAAVPDFEPGDPTLISECENATSDPDLGRVLNTALDAVLRQSRYVEITSTDAARSFAVRYLQREPPVTVDVALANEIAIRGGYKVAIHCAIRPIGEGYQISARLTEPRGPTDLAVLTRQAREDRELFTAIDAMASDLRAALGESLSSIEADRPLAVVTTPSLEALRNYTLALDAEDRGDLEQAQRLMLAALERDSLFARAHSALGNWAYWQGDRPTGERHFRAALQDPQRLAERDRLWIEATWAGSRDDHDQAVTLYTAYLDRWPGDASGWYNLGSQFFRAQRCDDAGDAFARVLALDSANAPARINLASCLATVGRRDSALAQYQVAFDLQPTWLQIPNLNHEYGFVLVGEGRAEEARMLFERQLEGSVEQQAFARRSLALLNLYQGRYRAALPLLQEAVRQRQTLNQGLSELRDRLYLSGVYSALGQPEAVAAQLQRIGALSTRFYTDPSWLAYAAEYHQRLGHRDEVAAILARVEADTLATGAATQGAVVLVRAILQLADGDTAGAFEQARRAADVFPGSRTRIWTCRLALLRGDTNTAREECAQLGRENALGWEAQEPYLLSRFWLGRIEEDQASLDAALSHYRALAEVWSDADEGLTFADVDGAPVDVPSYLRTVLGRGEVPIA from the coding sequence ATGTCCGGCTTCTGGCAGGAGCTGCGACGGCGGAAGGTCGCCCGAACCGCCATCGCCTACGCAATCGGCGCCTGGGCGGTGTGGCAAGTGGTCGATGTGGTCACACCGGCGCTGGGCTGGCCGGAGCGCGTCCTCACGTTCGTCGTGGTCGGTGCCATCGCGCTCGCGCCCGTCGTTCTGGCTCTCTCCTGGCTGTTGGAGTTGCGCCCGGAGCGGCTGGATGCGGAGCCCACACCTTCCCTGGAAGCGCCGGACCCCGAGCCGCAGGCCCAGCATCTCGGCCGCAACGCGATGGTGGTCAGCCTGCCGGCACTGTCGCTCAGCGCCCTGCTGGCCTTCCTGCTCTGGCCCACCACCGGCGCTGCCGTCCCCGACTTCGAGCCCGGCGATCCCACGCTCATCAGCGAGTGTGAGAACGCCACGTCGGATCCCGACCTGGGGCGGGTGCTGAACACCGCCCTCGACGCCGTGCTTCGGCAATCCCGCTACGTGGAGATCACCTCGACCGACGCGGCCCGCTCTTTCGCTGTGCGCTACCTGCAGCGCGAACCCCCGGTGACGGTCGATGTAGCACTCGCCAACGAGATCGCCATTCGCGGCGGCTACAAGGTGGCGATCCACTGCGCCATCCGGCCGATCGGTGAGGGGTACCAGATCTCGGCGCGCCTGACGGAGCCCCGTGGGCCCACGGACCTGGCCGTTCTCACCCGCCAAGCCCGGGAAGATCGTGAGCTCTTCACCGCCATCGATGCCATGGCTTCGGACCTGCGCGCGGCGCTGGGCGAATCCCTGTCCTCGATCGAGGCCGATCGTCCCCTGGCCGTGGTCACCACACCGTCGCTCGAGGCGCTCCGCAACTACACGCTGGCCCTGGACGCGGAGGATCGGGGCGATCTGGAGCAGGCCCAACGCTTGATGCTGGCCGCGCTGGAGCGCGACTCGCTGTTCGCCCGCGCGCACTCGGCCCTCGGGAACTGGGCCTACTGGCAGGGAGACCGACCCACGGGCGAGCGCCACTTCCGCGCCGCGCTGCAGGACCCGCAGCGGTTGGCCGAGCGCGACCGGCTCTGGATCGAAGCGACCTGGGCGGGAAGTCGCGACGATCACGACCAGGCGGTCACGCTGTACACCGCCTATCTCGATCGTTGGCCCGGCGACGCCTCCGGCTGGTACAACCTCGGATCTCAGTTCTTCCGTGCTCAACGCTGCGATGACGCAGGGGATGCCTTTGCGCGGGTGCTGGCACTGGACTCGGCCAACGCACCCGCCCGCATCAACCTCGCGTCGTGCCTGGCCACCGTCGGTCGCCGGGACAGCGCACTGGCCCAATACCAGGTCGCCTTCGATCTACAACCCACCTGGCTACAGATCCCCAACCTGAACCACGAGTACGGCTTCGTCCTGGTCGGGGAGGGGCGTGCGGAGGAAGCGCGCATGCTCTTCGAGCGACAACTCGAAGGGTCCGTCGAACAGCAGGCCTTCGCTCGGCGATCGCTGGCGTTGTTGAACCTCTACCAGGGCCGTTATCGCGCCGCCCTGCCCTTGCTCCAGGAGGCGGTCCGGCAGCGACAGACGCTGAACCAAGGCCTGAGTGAGCTGCGCGACCGCTTGTACTTGAGTGGTGTGTACTCCGCTCTCGGTCAGCCCGAGGCCGTAGCCGCGCAGCTCCAGCGCATCGGTGCCCTCAGCACCCGCTTCTACACCGACCCCAGTTGGTTGGCCTACGCGGCCGAGTACCATCAGCGACTCGGCCACCGTGATGAGGTCGCCGCCATTCTCGCACGGGTCGAGGCGGATACGCTGGCCACCGGAGCAGCGACGCAGGGAGCCGTGGTCCTGGTGCGGGCCATCCTGCAACTCGCGGACGGCGACACCGCGGGTGCCTTTGAACAGGCCCGTCGGGCCGCGGATGTGTTCCCCGGCTCTCGGACGCGCATCTGGACGTGCCGTTTGGCCCTGCTGCGCGGAGACACGAACACAGCGCGCGAGGAATGCGCCCAGCTAGGGCGCGAGAACGCGCTGGGCTGGGAGGCGCAGGAGCCCTACCTGCTGTCGCGATTCTGGTTGGGCCGGATCGAGGAGGATCAGGCGTCGCTGGACGCGGCCTTGTCGCACTACCGCGCGCTGGCCGAGGTCTGGAGCGACGCAGACGAAGGTCTGACGTTCGCGGACGTGGACGGAGCACCCGTGGACGTGCCGTCCTACCTGCGCACCGTGCTCGGGCGCGGGGAGGTGCCCATCGCCTAG
- a CDS encoding DUF305 domain-containing protein, with protein MTDIRRSRLLALCLAAAPLMGCASGGSPASETAPPPDPSLSRLEAIYQARADSARMNVSPADVAFMTGMIHHHAQALVMSGWAPTNGASASIRTLTARIINAQKDEIGIMQRWLRERGRPVPEVGAGGEMEMGGHAMHMPGMLSEQQLAELKAARGGDYDRLFLTYMIQHHQGAVTMVHELFATDGAAQDEFVFKLASDIQVDQTTEVARMQRMLDALPPARDR; from the coding sequence ATGACCGACATCCGACGTAGCCGTCTTCTGGCGCTTTGCTTGGCCGCGGCCCCGCTGATGGGCTGCGCGAGCGGCGGCAGCCCCGCCTCTGAGACAGCGCCGCCCCCCGATCCTTCGCTGTCCCGCCTGGAGGCCATCTACCAGGCCCGGGCCGACAGCGCCCGCATGAACGTGAGTCCGGCGGATGTGGCTTTCATGACGGGGATGATCCACCACCACGCCCAGGCGCTGGTGATGTCGGGCTGGGCTCCCACGAACGGGGCCAGCGCCTCCATCCGTACCCTGACGGCCCGGATCATCAACGCGCAGAAGGACGAGATCGGCATCATGCAGCGGTGGCTACGCGAGCGAGGACGTCCCGTCCCCGAGGTGGGTGCGGGCGGGGAGATGGAGATGGGCGGCCACGCCATGCACATGCCGGGCATGCTCAGCGAGCAACAGCTCGCCGAGCTGAAGGCAGCCAGGGGCGGCGACTATGACCGCCTCTTCCTCACTTACATGATCCAACATCATCAGGGAGCCGTGACCATGGTCCACGAGCTCTTCGCGACCGACGGGGCAGCCCAGGACGAGTTCGTCTTCAAGCTGGCCTCCGACATCCAGGTGGATCAGACCACCGAGGTCGCGCGCATGCAGCGCATGCTGGACGCGCTGCCCCCGGCACGCGACCGCTGA
- a CDS encoding serine/threonine-protein kinase — translation MSNPRWTQIQELFIQALELPPGERAAFLDGACDVPDVRAEVEAMLAGEESPNELRVLERLPLAQRSGRGPLTRGERVGRYEIIEQVGTGGMGEVYRAERVDDQYRQQVAIKVLRGDLAVPALAARFRTERQILATLQHPHVTTLLDGGATEDGRPYLVMQFEAGLPVTTYADEHGLTIRRRLELFATICDAVQYAHTNLVVHRDIKPSNVVVDDEGRPKLLDFGIAKLLENAALESAPQTRDVQMLTPEYAAPEQITGGAITTSTDVYALGILLYELLVGEPPFRAGAGSPLEFHRRVCEEPPTRPSDGVLAFTRRPPSDQATDIATLRGVGPARLYHALRGDLDQIVLTALRKEPERRYPSAGALAEDIRRYLDGLPVWAQPDSRRYRTRMFVRRHRWGVGASAGFVVVLGAFAALMTLQSARVTAERDRAQVALARAEEVQEFLVGLFQASDPTQEQDRLSAADLLRRGAERADSLADQPEVYAEMLTTIGSAYRNLGQFPEADSLLRHALDLRRELYGDASADVAKTQGQLALLRFGQGDYDGAQREYEALRDLYTALEGPRSSKAIASVLSLGATRAARGELNESLPFFEEVIAAYDGVAPEDLEKADRENYSGALNNLGLALVRLNELERAEPYLQQALDINRALLGDAHPTIATNLNNLSTLYFRQGRYEEAETLLQDVLRRRRALYGSDHPDVGAPLNNLAQVMSRLGRYEEAEAYAQEAIALQRRLQGPEHPLLGLGLKNLSRLLIRREKLREAEEAALESLRIFRTAFGDDHSQTQDVRSVLVEIYTALGQPERAASYR, via the coding sequence ATGTCGAATCCCCGCTGGACCCAGATCCAGGAGCTGTTCATCCAGGCACTGGAGCTCCCCCCGGGAGAGCGCGCAGCCTTCCTGGACGGTGCCTGCGACGTCCCGGACGTGCGGGCCGAGGTAGAGGCCATGCTCGCCGGCGAGGAGTCGCCGAACGAGCTGCGCGTCCTGGAGCGCCTGCCCCTCGCCCAGCGCTCGGGGCGGGGTCCGCTGACGCGGGGCGAGCGGGTCGGGCGTTACGAGATCATCGAACAGGTCGGCACCGGCGGGATGGGTGAGGTCTACCGGGCAGAGCGCGTGGACGACCAGTATCGCCAGCAGGTCGCCATCAAGGTGCTGCGCGGCGACCTGGCCGTTCCCGCCTTGGCGGCGCGCTTCCGCACCGAACGCCAGATCCTGGCCACCTTGCAGCACCCTCACGTCACGACCCTGTTGGACGGCGGCGCGACGGAGGACGGCCGGCCCTACCTGGTGATGCAGTTCGAGGCCGGCCTCCCGGTCACCACCTACGCCGACGAGCACGGGCTGACCATCCGTCGGCGCCTGGAGCTGTTCGCCACCATCTGCGACGCGGTCCAATACGCCCACACCAACCTGGTGGTGCACCGCGACATCAAGCCGTCGAACGTGGTCGTCGACGACGAGGGGCGGCCCAAGCTGCTGGATTTCGGCATCGCCAAGCTGTTGGAGAACGCCGCGCTCGAGTCGGCGCCCCAGACGCGCGACGTGCAGATGCTCACGCCCGAGTATGCAGCACCCGAACAGATCACCGGCGGAGCCATCACCACCAGTACCGACGTCTACGCTCTGGGCATCCTGCTCTACGAGTTGCTCGTGGGAGAGCCGCCCTTCCGCGCCGGCGCGGGCAGCCCCCTCGAGTTCCACCGCCGCGTGTGTGAAGAGCCGCCCACCCGGCCCAGCGACGGCGTGCTGGCCTTCACGCGGCGGCCTCCTTCGGATCAAGCCACCGACATCGCCACGTTGCGGGGCGTGGGTCCAGCGCGTCTGTACCATGCGCTGCGCGGGGATCTCGATCAGATCGTGCTGACTGCGCTACGCAAGGAGCCGGAGCGGCGCTATCCCTCGGCGGGGGCCTTGGCCGAGGACATCCGACGCTATCTGGACGGGCTGCCCGTGTGGGCCCAACCCGATTCGCGACGGTACCGCACGCGCATGTTCGTCCGCCGACATCGGTGGGGCGTCGGGGCGTCGGCGGGGTTCGTGGTGGTGCTGGGAGCGTTCGCGGCCTTGATGACGCTTCAATCGGCTCGCGTTACCGCCGAGCGCGACCGGGCGCAGGTGGCCCTGGCTCGCGCCGAGGAGGTGCAGGAGTTCCTGGTGGGGCTGTTCCAGGCGAGCGACCCTACCCAGGAGCAGGACCGGTTGAGCGCGGCGGATTTGCTGCGGCGCGGAGCGGAGCGCGCCGACTCCCTGGCCGATCAGCCCGAGGTGTACGCGGAGATGCTGACCACCATCGGCTCCGCCTACCGCAATCTCGGGCAGTTCCCCGAGGCCGACTCGCTCCTGCGACACGCGTTGGACCTGCGTCGGGAGCTGTACGGAGACGCCAGCGCCGATGTAGCGAAGACGCAGGGGCAGCTGGCGCTTCTGCGCTTCGGGCAAGGCGACTACGACGGGGCCCAACGTGAGTACGAAGCGCTGCGCGACCTGTATACCGCGTTGGAGGGGCCGCGGAGTTCCAAGGCCATCGCCTCGGTCCTGTCCCTGGGAGCGACCCGCGCCGCCCGCGGAGAGTTGAACGAGTCCCTACCATTCTTCGAAGAGGTGATCGCCGCCTATGACGGCGTCGCGCCCGAGGATCTGGAGAAGGCGGACCGCGAGAACTACTCGGGAGCGCTGAACAACCTCGGATTGGCCCTGGTCCGGCTGAATGAGCTGGAGCGCGCCGAGCCCTACCTGCAACAAGCGTTGGACATCAACCGTGCTCTGCTGGGGGACGCTCACCCCACCATCGCCACCAACCTGAACAACCTGTCCACGCTCTACTTCCGACAGGGCCGCTACGAGGAAGCAGAGACGCTGCTTCAGGATGTGCTCCGGCGTCGACGCGCACTCTACGGATCGGACCACCCGGATGTGGGGGCTCCGCTCAACAACCTGGCCCAGGTGATGAGTCGGTTGGGACGCTACGAGGAAGCGGAGGCCTACGCTCAGGAAGCGATCGCCCTCCAGCGACGGCTGCAGGGTCCCGAGCATCCGCTGTTGGGGTTGGGCCTGAAGAACCTGTCACGGCTCCTGATCCGCCGGGAGAAGCTGAGGGAAGCCGAGGAGGCCGCCCTGGAGTCCCTGCGGATCTTCCGCACCGCCTTCGGCGACGATCACAGCCAGACCCAGGACGTGCGCAGCGTCCTGGTGGAGATCTATACGGCGTTGGGGCAACCGGAGCGCGCCGCTTCCTACCGCTGA
- a CDS encoding DUF6265 family protein, with the protein MRFRSSVWLTAMVIGLPTLGTAQSGDVIEIEVEAPSLAGNRIGEGPARAALVYLPDGYHAAEGRRYPVVYLLHAFGSGPESWRGVNGYEDMDLAAVLDSLIAVGSIPPLLVVMPDARTRYGGSWYASSPTIGDWERFIGVDLIAAIDGRFATSARAGQRALVGQSMGAYGALRVASGNPGVFGTVVAVSGPSLVDPNPLGIGALRAALQVDSPTDLPNASPLSAVLWSKAAAFTPDPNGPFFARLPAETAGNEVHLVPGLWERWQQNTIRGLLAETARQRALREARVRLDVGKGDPVRAETLALAQAFDSLHVSATVVEFPGGHVEGVRAHLTHSVLPFLGRRLAPQPLALPTWMSGCWERRAGERSTGEDWTPAFGNTLFGLSHTMVGDELRAWELLRIGPGEDGLTYYALPSGQALTAFPAVQAGGDSITFENPEHDFPQRLRYFRIARDSLGVRAETLDGARGFEIRWGRRDCPP; encoded by the coding sequence GTGAGATTCCGGTCGAGCGTCTGGCTGACCGCGATGGTGATCGGTCTTCCGACGCTGGGCACAGCCCAGTCGGGGGACGTGATCGAGATCGAGGTCGAGGCGCCGAGTCTCGCCGGCAACCGTATCGGTGAGGGCCCCGCGCGAGCGGCGCTCGTCTACTTACCCGATGGCTACCACGCCGCGGAGGGCCGTCGCTACCCGGTGGTGTATCTGCTGCATGCCTTCGGCAGCGGGCCGGAGAGCTGGCGAGGGGTCAACGGGTACGAGGACATGGACCTCGCCGCCGTTCTGGACAGCCTCATCGCGGTCGGATCCATCCCTCCTCTGCTCGTGGTGATGCCCGACGCCCGCACCCGCTACGGTGGAAGCTGGTATGCGTCCTCGCCGACGATCGGCGACTGGGAGCGCTTCATCGGAGTCGATCTGATCGCCGCCATCGACGGTCGCTTCGCCACGTCGGCGCGGGCCGGCCAGCGGGCGCTGGTCGGGCAGTCCATGGGCGCGTACGGAGCGCTGCGTGTAGCCAGTGGTAACCCGGGCGTGTTCGGAACGGTCGTGGCCGTCAGTGGGCCCAGTCTGGTCGACCCCAACCCGTTGGGTATCGGCGCGCTGCGCGCTGCGCTTCAGGTGGATTCACCCACCGACCTACCCAACGCCTCTCCGCTTTCGGCGGTGCTCTGGTCCAAGGCGGCCGCGTTCACGCCGGACCCCAACGGCCCGTTCTTCGCACGCCTCCCCGCCGAAACCGCGGGCAATGAGGTGCACCTGGTGCCGGGGCTGTGGGAGCGCTGGCAGCAGAACACCATTCGCGGACTGCTGGCTGAGACCGCGCGGCAGCGCGCGCTGCGCGAGGCCCGCGTCCGCCTCGATGTGGGGAAAGGAGACCCGGTGCGGGCGGAGACCTTGGCCCTGGCACAGGCCTTCGATTCACTCCACGTGTCGGCGACGGTCGTCGAGTTCCCAGGAGGGCACGTGGAGGGGGTGCGCGCCCACCTCACCCATTCGGTTCTTCCCTTCCTGGGGCGGCGGCTCGCCCCGCAGCCGTTGGCCCTGCCGACCTGGATGAGCGGCTGCTGGGAACGCCGGGCCGGAGAGCGCAGCACCGGGGAAGACTGGACCCCGGCGTTCGGCAACACCCTGTTCGGGCTGTCCCACACCATGGTGGGCGATGAGTTGAGGGCCTGGGAGCTCCTCCGGATCGGCCCCGGCGAAGACGGCCTCACCTACTACGCTCTACCGTCGGGCCAAGCGTTGACGGCCTTCCCGGCCGTGCAGGCGGGGGGGGACTCGATCACGTTCGAGAACCCGGAGCACGACTTCCCGCAGCGCCTGCGCTACTTCAGGATCGCGAGGGACTCCCTGGGCGTCCGGGCCGAGACGTTGGATGGGGCCCGCGGTTTCGAGATCCGCTGGGGCCGTAGGGACTGTCCGCCCTGA
- a CDS encoding SRPBCC family protein encodes MIRWIALGVGGLIALTLLVALIGFSLPQDHVAQSRARLSQPPDSVWALVRDMATYPSWWSQLSSSEREVGASGETWIQEGPRVGRLPIHIESEEPPHRLVTRIGEGLPFGGRWTYEISPAGGGATLTVTEDGEIYNPIYRFVSRFLMGYHGTMDSYLVDLGRLFGEEVTPEHVPSGAGA; translated from the coding sequence ATGATCCGTTGGATCGCGCTGGGAGTGGGCGGCCTGATCGCCCTCACACTGCTGGTGGCGTTGATCGGCTTCTCCTTGCCGCAGGACCACGTGGCCCAGAGCCGCGCCCGCCTCTCGCAGCCGCCGGACTCTGTCTGGGCGTTGGTCCGTGACATGGCGACCTACCCGTCCTGGTGGTCGCAGCTCTCGTCCTCCGAGCGCGAAGTGGGCGCGTCGGGAGAGACGTGGATCCAAGAGGGCCCCCGGGTGGGCCGCCTGCCCATCCACATCGAGAGCGAAGAGCCGCCGCACCGCCTGGTTACACGCATCGGCGAAGGCCTGCCCTTCGGAGGGCGGTGGACCTACGAGATCTCTCCGGCCGGAGGCGGCGCCACGCTGACCGTCACGGAGGACGGCGAGATCTACAACCCGATCTACCGCTTCGTCTCGAGGTTCCTCATGGGCTATCACGGGACCATGGATTCCTACCTCGTCGACCTGGGGCGGCTCTTCGGGGAAGAGGTGACGCCGGAGCACGTGCCGTCAGGGGCCGGCGCGTGA
- a CDS encoding winged helix-turn-helix domain-containing protein, whose protein sequence is MTATPHDAPSVRFGPFAIDGRTLELRCGARLLPLEPLPARILLCLAERQGTMVSRRELLELGWPRLPGAAEQSLNTCVHQIRQALSTEAAGAVQLETLRGRGYRLRVGGAGPTPARRFGHRQLAYGGGVALALAMVAAALLVRGAGSTAEHRSVEQTLERARYLAQETHDRRAARAVLDSARIRYPREPSILAEWAELSIYAGDLEAAADAVSRALALDRDHPVAHRARGLLAMRRWDWRAADVALERALALAPNDPRTLSTLAYWRVTQGRPHAADTLIQQALAVDPLAAFLYEDAGLIYLLSGDLEQAERYCTETLRFQPDSEWATDCLFDVMVLAGRTEGGSLGPAPVRAAGGPRPRAARDVAFSGGGGCGSMAARSLGGRGGPGASPSAWHWPTWPRDARRRRWCPPSGRGPARFRRADRRLRPSSRPLRDQPAFRQLLDQVERGARSTDSSAGPTRRS, encoded by the coding sequence ATGACCGCCACCCCGCACGACGCCCCATCCGTACGCTTCGGCCCCTTCGCGATCGACGGGCGGACCCTGGAGCTCCGCTGTGGTGCGCGCCTGCTGCCCCTGGAGCCCCTTCCTGCGCGTATCCTGCTCTGTCTGGCCGAGCGGCAGGGCACGATGGTCTCGCGGCGCGAGCTCCTGGAGTTGGGATGGCCCAGGCTCCCCGGGGCGGCCGAACAGTCCCTGAATACTTGCGTTCACCAGATCCGGCAGGCGCTGTCGACCGAAGCGGCCGGCGCGGTGCAGCTGGAGACGCTGCGCGGACGCGGGTATCGCTTGCGTGTGGGCGGCGCCGGACCCACCCCGGCGCGGCGCTTCGGGCACAGGCAGCTCGCCTACGGGGGCGGGGTCGCGCTGGCGTTGGCCATGGTCGCGGCGGCCCTGCTCGTGCGGGGCGCCGGGTCCACTGCCGAGCACCGCTCGGTGGAGCAGACACTGGAGCGAGCGCGTTATCTGGCCCAGGAAACCCATGATCGTCGGGCCGCGCGCGCCGTGCTCGACAGTGCGCGCATTCGCTACCCGCGGGAGCCCTCCATCCTCGCCGAATGGGCCGAGCTCAGCATCTACGCGGGGGACCTGGAGGCGGCAGCCGATGCGGTCTCGCGGGCGTTGGCCCTGGACCGCGACCATCCGGTGGCTCATCGGGCCCGAGGCCTACTGGCCATGCGTCGCTGGGACTGGCGGGCCGCGGACGTCGCGCTGGAACGGGCCCTGGCGCTGGCGCCCAACGATCCCCGCACCCTGTCCACCTTGGCCTACTGGCGCGTGACCCAAGGCCGCCCTCACGCTGCGGATACGCTCATCCAGCAGGCGTTGGCGGTCGACCCGCTGGCCGCCTTCCTGTACGAGGACGCGGGGCTGATCTACCTGCTGTCCGGAGACCTCGAGCAGGCGGAGCGCTACTGCACCGAGACGCTGCGCTTCCAGCCCGACTCGGAATGGGCCACCGACTGCCTTTTCGATGTGATGGTTCTGGCCGGGCGCACGGAAGGCGGCTCGCTGGGGCCGGCGCCTGTTCGCGCAGCAGGGGGACCACGTCCCCGCGCTGCCCGAGACGTCGCCTTCAGCGGTGGTGGCGGCTGTGGAAGCATGGCGGCTCGATCGCTGGGAGGCCGCGGTGGCCCGGGGGCCTCCCCTTCGGCTTGGCACTGGCCTACGTGGCCCAGGGACGCCAGGCGGAGGCGCTGGTGCCCTCCGTCGGGCCGCGGACCTGCGCGATTTCGGCGTGCTGACCGCCGGCTCCGACCCTCGTCTCGACCCCTGCGCGACCAGCCAGCCTTCCGGCAGCTTCTCGATCAGGTCGAGCGGGGCGCACGGTCCACGGACTCGTCGGCAGGGCCAACCCGACGATCCTGA
- a CDS encoding ECF-type sigma factor: MSGDAIDITTLVRSWQEGDREAEDALFRRIYDQLHEIADHVLRREPAGHTLQPTALVHEAYLRLGASSPMDVNDRRHLLALSARVMRQVLIDWARSRRREKRGGQARHVTLDPRMVAATGVPLDLVAFEDALVRLEALDPRKAELLQLRHLAGLGVAEIAELTGLSASTIKRDVRWARAWIMSELETV, encoded by the coding sequence ATGAGCGGTGACGCCATCGACATCACCACCCTCGTGAGGAGTTGGCAGGAAGGGGACCGAGAGGCGGAGGACGCGCTCTTTCGGCGGATCTACGACCAATTGCACGAGATCGCCGACCATGTGCTGCGGCGGGAGCCCGCCGGGCACACGTTGCAGCCCACCGCGCTGGTGCACGAAGCCTATCTGCGGCTCGGTGCCTCCTCCCCGATGGACGTCAATGACCGGCGGCACCTGCTGGCCCTTTCCGCGCGGGTGATGCGCCAGGTCCTGATCGATTGGGCTCGCAGTCGACGCCGCGAGAAGCGGGGGGGCCAGGCGCGCCACGTCACGCTGGACCCCCGGATGGTCGCGGCCACCGGTGTCCCGCTCGACCTGGTGGCCTTCGAGGATGCGTTGGTGCGCCTGGAGGCGCTCGACCCCCGCAAGGCCGAGCTGCTGCAGCTGCGTCACCTCGCCGGGTTGGGCGTGGCGGAGATCGCGGAGCTGACCGGGCTGTCGGCCAGCACCATCAAACGCGACGTGCGCTGGGCGCGGGCGTGGATCATGAGCGAGCTGGAGACCGTCTAG